The genomic region AGTTTATTGTGTGCAGACATGTACAGACATTACAGTAGCGTGCTAACTCCAGCTATATCATAGACGCCATCTAGTGGAGACATGAAGGTACTGACTCTTCTCTCTGGGAGGAAAAAAGAGAATTGTACAAGAATTAGAAAACCGCCATCTGCGTGATCAATGTCCAGAGTCGGGGATCCTGCATATTCATAATTTCCCATCTAACTGCCCGTGTAGACTGCGCTATACTGGGGTCTTATAGTCTCCATTCATCAGATGGGGTCTGCGGTACTCACCTCTTAcacttctgacatgcagctatcTGTGAGGAGAAAACAGAAGACAGATCAGGTCGGGGTGTAATATATAAGAGCAGGCCGCGGCGGGGAATCGTATAGAGGGCGAGCTGTCATTGGGGTGATATATTGGTTATCATGGGGCCATACTGGCTGTGAAGGAGCATTGAAACTTTTGTGGGGATATAAGGGTTGTCATGGGGGCACTACCACTGCCATGAGGACATAGTAGTTGTCATGGGTGCATGCAGTACCAATAGTAATATGGAGGCAAAGTAGTTGTCATGGGGGCAAACTACTTGTAAAAGTGACGATGAATTCGCTATGGGGATATGGTAGTTGTCATGGGGGCATGCTACTTGTAAAAGGACAGCAAAATGACTACAGAGGCATATTGAAGACATTTGCTGTGAATGACATTGAACTATGGGACGAGCTGTTATTGAGACATAGTGGTTGTCATAGGGGCACAACTGTCTTTAGGTAAATACAAAGTGATTGTCATGGGCGCACACACTGTAGCTGCTCTAAGGACATAGTTGTTGTCATGGGGGCCCTGAAATTAGCTGCTTCACAGTCCAAACCATAATGTCCAAAAAGTACCACAGCTGCTTTTTGGACATTATGGTTGTCAAAAGGGCCAGAGTTGTACCATAACTATTATGGGAACCTAGTGGTTGTCATGGGGGCACACTGGCTGTGAAGATGCACTGTTGCTGCTGTAGGGACATAGTAGTTGTCATGGGGGAACACTGTCTGTGGAGACGCACTGTTGCTGCTGTGGGGACATAGTGGTTGTCATAGGGGCAGACTGGCTGTTAAGGCTGCTGTGGGGACATAGTAGTTGTCATGGGGGCACACTGTCTGTGAAGACACACTGGCACTGCTATGGGCCCATAGTAGTTTTTTTAATTGGGAGCGCACTGGCTTTGAAACCGCACAGTCGCTGATATGGGCACATAGTTGTTGTCATGGGGGCACACTGGCTGTGAAGGCGCGCTGGCCATGAAGTTGCACCATAGCCGCTTTTTGGACATTGTGGTTGTCATAAGGGGCGCACTGGCACACCATAACTGTTATGGGAACATAGTTGTTGTCATGGGGGCACACTGGCTGTGGAGATGCACTGTAGCTGTTGTGGGCTCATAGTGCATGGGGCACTGGCTTAGGAGAGGCTTCTGTGGGCATATAATGGTTGTCATGGGGCTCTTCTTCTAAGGACATACATAAGGCTTGTCATGGGGACACTGCAGCTATTACTCAGCCTGTCACTGCCGTGCCTGTGATGAGTGGTCACGTCGTGTGCCCTGCGCAGGCGCCCGTGTACTGCCCCTCTCTGTCCTATATTACCAGTCTGAGGCAGAATGAGGATGTTGTCGTCGGTCAGTCCTTGTTCCTTAGCGAATTTCTGGAATTTCTCCAGGAGGTCGGGTCTCAGGGTCTTGCTTCTTCCTGTAAGACAGGGTGAGAGGCGTTCACATGGCGGGACGACCGGACAGACGAGTGCGGCGATCTCGGGGGGGGCACTTACCAAACAGAGACACAATGGTGTTGACCTCGTTGCCTTTGGTCTTGATGGTGTGCATCAGGGTGTATTCATCGTAGTTGGACTCCACCACGCGGATCACGTGGTTGCTGCCGTAGCCTTGGAGGAGGAAGCAGTTTGAGCCCTCATTATTTCTATGGCTAACTGTCCATGGCCCTTTTTAGATATTACATTTTAACCTGTAGTTATTTCTGGAGATAAGCGGCGCCCTGTGTGTCCTGCAGCCGCTTGTCTCCCCTGTCGGGGAATCAAGGCTATTCCTATGAGAGGAAAGTATAACGGGGCTGAAATTAGGAGATCAGATGATTTGGAGGGAAACGTTCCCCTTTATTCCCGGTGACAGTATGGTTTCTACATTGCAGCAGCTCGTGGCTCGTCCCCCTGCAACGTGGCGTGACTTACGTGGACTCTTGGACAGGAAGCGGCCGGGCTCTTCCGTCTTGATGTAGGTCATGCTCTTCTTTTCACATTGGTCCTGCCTGGAATATTTCATTAATAAGGGTTAATCTGACAACCCCAGTTACAACCATAATGTCGGCCATATGGaatgtcatccagctttcccggGGACAGATAGAAATAAGAAACGGATGATTCAGTGACCGTAAGCCCACCACCCGCTCCCCCCAGCCCTAAGCTGCGCCTCACTTGGGAAAGGTGGCGACGACGTCGAGGTTCCCATCAGCAGTGGGGGTGATGACGGTCGTGCACATCTTAAGCTGTTGCTTCTTGGACTGGAACCAGTTGGAGTTGGAGGCCAGGCCTATGCCGAACCACGTCCCTAGAATCTGAGCAAGGAGGGGCGTTAGTTACATGCAGAAACCTAATGCTAGGGAAAAATGGTGGCGTTACCCCCGGCAACCGGTCAGTGTTGTCTGTTTAAAAAATGTATCCTTGcatggttgccgcgggcaacatcACTCATATCATTCCATTAGTTATGTATATTGTACTAGGAAAAGTTCGGCAACTTTCTTTTTTCTAGACTTTGTGTCTtaacattttcaagatctctactTGCTGTCAGCAAATGGGAAGAATTCTTATTTTCATCCTATTCCCGAAACCAACATTTATaaccaggataggtcataaatgtcTGATCACTGGGGGCTCACACCGATCACACGATCGTGTAGGGCCCCCTTTCCTCCTTGATGCACCCCTTTCTGGCAGTGGCCGCGGAGCTTGCACCTAAGCACATTTTTCTTCGGCAGTCCAGTAGCCAACCAGTAAAGCACCTGcccggccaccctccattcaaacTTCTCCTcgctactgggggggggggggggggggagggacgtGAAAAGGAAAGGGGGACATGAAACCCCCGTTCTTCTGATCGGTGGGATTCCAAAATCTGTCCCACCAGCGATCAGACATTTTCACCcaccctgtggataggtgataaatgttgatTCTGGACATATCCCTTTAAGACTTCTAAGgggtttgctacaattgtatccaggctagatatAAGTAATATACACATTTAGGACTccaggctgatacattgtaacaaagtcTGATGTCTAGACCTGGTacaaccagtgtcggactggggtacctagggaccaccagtaaaatttattttgggggcccaccgtacggatacatttaaatataataaataatctaacaagttttttatctgaacataggctggtggaggggctgtacattgaatatatgtatgtagtgtactaaatctaaagtgtcatgtgccacttgtgcagggggtgggagacgaggggcccaccttgctcaggggcccaccgggggattcccctgtacccctgggtacaactgtaacaaaccttcagctgtggAAACTATTAGGTCTACAAAGTGTAAACAAGAACATCCCTATGCACTGAcagtaagcagagatcttgaacacGGTAAGGAATTGAAGCACATGGTTTATCAGAAAAGTGCTGATATTCCGATTAGgtttccctgcagtcctatgtaaatcctACATTGCCATTGAGCCGTGCATGTATGTAAACTGGCTAGATATAGCAGTACTGAAGTAGCCCTTGTGCGGTAAGAGATTGGGACTCACCTTGTTCTCCTGGAAGTCCGGCTGTATGGGCACATCCCCGTAGACACACAGGGCGGACAGGGCGACGAGGGCGAAGCTGAGCACAAGTCCCTTCATGGTCCTAGGTGGTCTTCTTGCGTCTCCTTGTATTGGTGCTTATGCTGGACCCTCCGCGCTTATATACAGGTTCACCGGACAATCCCACAGCTGGGTGCTGGCCCGGGGGCTGGGGCTGGCAAGTCTTAACATCACCCCCCACGTGCCCCCTGCAGAGAATGTTATGGAATGTGCCCAGTGGGTAGGGGCGGGGGTGTGCAGGGGCAGAAAGGTGTCATCAGTTTTTCTGCCTATTCCAGCTGCGCAGCACATTGGCTTCATTAGGCCGAATAACAAAGACCCTGCAGGGGCCAAAATCCTGATCTGTGTAAGTGCTGCATATGGGGTTATGTGCTGCATGTGCCTGGGCCGTGCGACACACAAAAAGCCCTCGCCTGGAGTATATGCATGTACTGTAGTGACCACCATATACTGTACAAAGACCCCTCCTGGGGTATATAATCCAAATGACCATCATATAGTGCTGACACAAAGCCCCCTCCTGGGGTAtatacccacagatcccccataagggctcattcagacggccatatgaaTGAGTCGGCTTCCATtcctcaattttgcggaacgggtacggacccattcatttcaatggggccgcaaaagatgcggacagcacaatgcgtggttccgttccgtgtctcagcaaaaaaatgatagagcatgtcctattgcggacaagaataggaattttctATTATTgttgcaaattgcagaacgcacacggccagtatctgtgttttgctgatccgcaaaagacgacagtcgtgtgaatgcccccttacAGTGTGTCCTCCAAAGATCCCACATAAcattatcatccacagatcccccataagtgtgttgtccgcagatcccccataacagtgtgtcgtccacagatcccccataagtgtgtcgtccgcagatcccccataacagtgtgtcgtccgcagatcccccataacagtgtgtcatccacagatccccataacagtgtgtcgtccgcagatcccccataagtgtgtcgtccacagatcccccataacagtgtgtcgtccgcagatcccccataagtgtgtaatccacagataccccataaaagtgtgtcatccgcagatcccccataacagtgtgtcgtccgcagatccccccataacagtatcatctacagatcccccataagtgtgtcatccacagattccccattacagtgtcgtcctcagatcccccataacagtgtgtcgtcctcagatcccccataacagtgtgtcatccgcagatcccccataacagtgtctagtccgcagatcccccataacagtgtgtcgtccgcagatcccccataacagtatcatctacagatcccccataagtgtgtgtcatccacagatcccccataacagtgtgtcatccacagatccccataacagtgtgtcgtccgcagatcccccataagtgtgtcgtccacagatcccccataacagtgtgtcgtccgcagatcccccataagtgtgtaatccacagataccccataatagtgtgtcatccgcagatcccccataacagtgtgtcgtccgcagatccccccataacagtatcatctacagatcccccataagtgtgtcatccacagattccccattacagtgtcgtcctcagatcccccataacagtgtgtcgtcctcagatcccccataacagtgtgtcatccgcagatcccccataacagtgtctagtccgcagatcccccataacagtgtgtcgtccgcagatcccccataacagtttcatctacagatcccccataactgtgtgtcatccacagatcccccataacagtgtgtcatccacagatcccccataacagtgtgtcatccgcagatcccccataacagtgtgtcgtccgcagatccccccataacagtatcatctacagatcccccataagtgtgtcatccacagatcccccattacagtgtcgtcctcagatcccccataacagtgtgtcgtcctcagatcccccataacagtgtgtcgtccgcagatcccccataacagtgtctagtccgcagatcccccataacagtgtgtcgtccgcagatccccataacagtatcatctacagatcccccataagtgtttcatccacagatcccccattacagtgtcgcccacagatcccccataacagtgtgtagtccgcagatcccccataacagtgtgttgtccgcagatcccccataacagtatcatctacagatcccccataagtgtttcatccacagattccccattacagtgtcgtcctcagatcccccataacagtgtgtcgtcctcagatcccccataacagtgtgtcgtccgcagatcccccataacagtgtgtagtccgcagatcccccataacagtgtgtcgtccgcagatcccccataacagtatcatctacagatcccccataagtgtttcatccacagatcccccattacagtgtcgcccacagatcccccataacagtgtgtcatccgcagatcccccataacagtgcgtcatccgcagatcccccataacagtgtgttgtccgcagatcccccataacagtgcgtcatccgcagatcccccataacagtgtgtagtccgcagatcccccataacagtatcatctacagatcccccataagtgtttcatccacagatcccccattacagtgtcgcccacagatcccccataacagtgtgttgtccgcagatcccccataacagtgtgtcatccgcagatcccccataacagtgtgtcgtccacagatcccccataacagtgtgttgtccgcagatcccccataacagtgtgtcgtccgcagatcccccataccagtgtgtagtccgcagatcccccataacagtgtgtcatccacagatcccccataacagtgtgttgtccgcagatccccataacagtgtgttgtccgcacatcccccataacagtgtgttgtccgcagaaccccataacagtatcatccacagatccctcataacagtgtgtcctccacagatcccccataacagtgtgtcctccgaatatcccccataacagtgtgtcatccgcaaatccctcataacagtgtgtcatccgcagatcccccataacagtgtgtcgtccGCAGAtaacccataacagtgtgtcgtccgcagatcccccataacagtgtgttatccgcagatcccccataacagtgtgtcatccgcagaaccccataacagtgtcatctacagttcccccataacagtgtcgtccacagatcccctataacagtgtgtcgtccgcagatcccccataacagtgtgtcggcTGCAGAagcccataacagtatcatccgcagtttccccataacagtgttgtcctcagatccccataacagtgtcgtcctcagatcccccataacagtgtgtcgtcctcagatcccccataacagtgtgacgtccgcagatcccccataagagtgtgtCGTCCGaaaatcccctataacagtgtgtcgtccgcagatcccccataacagtgtgtcgtccacagatcccccataacagtgtgttgtccgcagatcccccataacagtgtgttgtccgcagatcccccataccagtgtgtagtccgcagatcccccataacagtgtgtcgtccacagatcccccataacagtgtgttgtccgcagatccccataacagtgtgttgtccgcacatcccccataacagtgtgttgtccgcagaatcccataacagtatcatccacagatcccccataacagtgtcatacacagatcccccaaaacagtgtgtcctccacagatcccccataacagtgtgtcctccgaatatcccccataacagtgtgtcatccgcaaatcccccataacagtgtgttatccgcagatcccccatgacagtgtgtcgTCCGCAGATAACCGATAAcagtgtgtcgtccacagatcccccataacattgtgtcgtCCGcagaaccccataacagtgtcatctacagttcccccataacagtgtcgtccacagatcccccataacagtgtgtcgtccgcagatcccccataacagtgtgtcggcTGCAgaaccccataacagtatcatccacagatcccccataacagtgtcatccgcagtttccccataacagtgtcgtcctcagatccccataacagtgtcgtcctcagatcccccataacagtgtgtcgtccgcagatcccccataagagtgtgtCTTTCGaaaatcccctataacagtgtgtcgtccgcagaaccccatatcagtgtcatccacagatcccccataacagtgtcatccgcagatccgccataacagtgtcatccgcagatctcccataacagtgtgtcgtcttcagatcccccataacagtgtgtcatccgcagatcccccataacagtgtgtagtccgcagataccccataacagtgtgtcgtccgcagatcccccataacagtgtgtcgtccgcagatcccccataacagtatcatccacagatcccccattacagtgtcgcccacagatcccccataacagtgtgtagtccgcagatcccccataacagtgtgttgtccgcagatcccccataacagtatcatctacagatcccccataagtgtttcatccacagatcccccattacagtgtcgcccacagatcccccataacagtgtgtcgtccgcagatcccccataacagtgtgtagtccgcagatcccccataacagtgtgtcgtccgcagatcccccataacagtatcatctacagatcccccataagtgtttcatccacagatcccccattacagtgtcgcccacagatcccccataacagtgtgtcatccgcagatcccccataacagtgtgttgtccgcagatcccccataacagtgtgtcgtccacagattctccataacagtgtgttgtccgcagatcccccataacagtgtgtcgtccgcagatcccccataccagtgtgtagtccgcagatcccccataacagtgtgtcatccacagatcccccataacagtgtgttgtccgcagatccccataacagtgtgttgtccgcacatcccccataacagtgtgttgtccgcagaaccccataacagtatcattgacagatcccccataacagtgtgtcctccacagatcccccataacagtgtgtcctccgaatatcccccataacagtgtgttatccgcaaatcccccataacagtgtgtcatccgcagatcccccataacagtgtgtcgtccGCAGAtaacccataacagtgtgtcgtccgcagatcccccataacagtgtgtcgtccacagatcccctataacagtgtgtcatccgcagatcccccataacagtgtcatctacagttcccccattacagtgtcgtccacagatcccctataacagtgcgtcgtcttcagatcccccataacagtgtgtcatccgcagatcccccataacagtgtgtagtccgcagataccccataacagtgtgtcgtccgcagatcccccataacagtgtgtcgtccgcagatcccccataacagtatcatccacagatcccccattacagtgtcgcccacagatcccccataacagtgtgtagtccgcagatcccccataacagtgtgttgtccgcagatcccccataacagtatcatctacagatcccccataagtgtttcatccacagatcccccattacagtgtcgcccacagatcccccataacagtgtgtcgtccgcagatccgccataacagtgtgtagtccgcagatcccccataacagtgtgtcgtccgcagatcccccataacagtatcatctacggatcccccataagtgtttcatccacagatcccccattacagtgtcgcccacagatcccccataacagtgtgtcatccgcagatcccccataacagtgtgttgtccgcagatcccccataacagtgtgtcgtccacagattctccataacagtgtgttgtccgcagatcccccataacagtgtgtcgtccgcagatcccccataccagtgtgtagtccgcagatcccccataacagtgtgtcatccacagatcccccataacagtgtgttgtccgcagatccccataacagtgtgttgtccgcacatcccccataacagtgtgttgtccgcagaaccccataacagtatcattgacagatcccccataacagtgtgtcctccacagatcccccataacagtgtgtcctccgaatatcccccataacagtgtgttatccgcaaatcccccataacagtgtgtcatccgcagatcccccataacagtgtgtcgtccGCAGAtaacccataacagtgtgtcgtctgcagatcccccataacagtgtgtcgtccacagatcccctataacagtgtgtcatccgcagaaccccataacagtgtcatctacagttcccccataacagtgtcgtccacagatcccccataacagtgtgtcggcTGCAgaaccccataacagtatcatccgcagtttccccataacagtgttgtcctcagatcccccataacagtgtgtcgtcctcagatcccccataacagtgtgtcgtccgcagatcccccataagagtgtgtCGTCCGaaaatcccctataacagtgtgtcgtccgcagatcccccataacagtgtgtcggcTGCAgaaccccataacagtatcatccgcagtttccccataacagtgtcgtcctcagatccccataacagtgtcatccacagatcccccataacagtgtcatccacagatcccccataacagtgtcatccgcagatcccccataacagtgtcgtccacagatcccccataacagtgtcatccacagatcccccataacagtgtcatccacagatcccccataacagtgtcatccgcagatcccccataacagtgtcgtccgcAGATCCCCCAATGACAGTGTGTTATTCAAAGACTATCTTCAGGATAATAGCTCTGCTGGATCAATGTGCCCTCCATGTTGCATCGGCCGCCTTTAAACATGGACGTCCTAGTGCGTCCCGGTCCAAGAACCGTGGTTACACGCAGCAGTTATTTAACCAGAGTGATGTGGCCGAGGTCACGTTCTCCtgtagactccccccccccccaattccctAATGAATCAGGATAATCAGCTTTGCATAACATTTTCCGTTATATTATAAAAGGATTTACGTTCCCCTGGGGCTTCCATCAGTGGGGCGAGTTGAGGTTCCCCAGGGGACGTAGAAATGATCTCGCTAGGGTTATTATAATATGGATTGTTAGAGACGCTGGAATGCTTCACTTCGGCGCGGGCTCTTTTCACACTGCAACGCCGATTATCCGATAATCTCATTATACAAGGACCAAGCTTCCAAAATCTGGGTGGTAAAAGGCTGAAATACGTGCATGGGGCTCAGCCTCATTACTCCCGGGACATGTAGAATGTATAGGAAGCCCTgtatgtgtagtgtggtgtgtgCTATGGAACATACATCGCGATGCTGCGGCTGTATGTATCTGTGTgccgtaatctcctgagctccctctagtggtgtctgtatatatatctgtatgccgtaatctcctgagctccctctagtggtgtctgtatatatctgtatatagtaatctcctgagctccctctagtggtgtctgtatatatatatctgtatgccgtaatctcctgagctccctctagtggtgtctgtatatatatatctgtatgccgtaatctcctgagctccctctagtggtgtctgtatatatatctgtatgcagtaatctcctgagctccttctagtggtgtctgtatatatatatctgtatgcagtaatctcctgagctccccctagtggtgtctgtatatatatatctgtatgcagtaatctcctgagctccttctagtggtgtctgtatatatatctgtatgcagtaatctcctgagctccccctagtggtgtctgtatatatatatctgtttgccgtaatctcctgagctccctctagtggtgtctgtatatatctgtatatagtaatctcctgagctccctctagtggtgtctgtatatatatatctgtatgtagtaatctcctgagctccccctagtggtgtctgtatatatatatctgtatgcagtaatctcctgagctccttctagtggtgtctgtatatatatctgtatgcagtaatctcctgagctccccctagtggtgtctgtatatatatatctgtatgcagtaatctcctgagctccccctagtggtggctgtatatatctgtatgcagtaatctcctgagctccccctagtggtgtctgtatatatatctgtttgccgtaatctcctgagctccccctagtggtggctgtatatatatctgtatgcagtaatctcctgagctccctctagtggtggctgtatgtatctgtgtgccgtaatctcctgagctccctctagtggtgtctgtatatatctgtatatagtaatctcctgagctccctctagtggtgtctgtatatatatatctgtatgccgtaatctcctgagctccttctagtggtgtctgtatatatatctgtatgcagtaatctcctgagctccctctagtggtgtctgtatatatatctgtatgcagtaatctcctgagctccccctagtggtgtctgtatatatatatatatctgtatgcagtaatctcctgagctccccctagtggtgtctgtatatatctgtatgccgtaatctcctgagctccttctagtggtgtctgtatatatatctgtatgcagtaatctcctgagctccccctagtggtgtctgtatatatctgtatgcagtaatctcctgagctccctctagtggtgtctgtatatatatctgtatgcagtaatctcctgagctccccctagtggtgtctgtatatatatctgtatgcagtaatctcctgagctccccctagtggtgtctgtatatatatctgtatgcagtaatctcctgagctccctctagtggtggatgtgtatatctgtatgcagtaatctcctgagctccctctagtggtggctgtatgtatctgtgtgccgtaatctcctgagctccctctagtggtggctgtatgtatctgtgtgccgtaatctcctgagctccctcta from Bufo gargarizans isolate SCDJY-AF-19 chromosome 9, ASM1485885v1, whole genome shotgun sequence harbors:
- the LOC122919652 gene encoding lipocalin, whose protein sequence is MKGLVLSFALVALSALCVYGDVPIQPDFQENKILGTWFGIGLASNSNWFQSKKQQLKMCTTVITPTADGNLDVVATFPKQDQCEKKSMTYIKTEEPGRFLSKSPRYGSNHVIRVVESNYDEYTLMHTIKTKGNEVNTIVSLFGRSKTLRPDLLEKFQKFAKEQGLTDDNILILPQTDSCMSEV